CCCTGCTTCAACAGCTCAAATGCTTGGGGGAATCCCCAGTTGGGGATGGCATGAGAAGCGATAAGACGCTTTTTGGCGAAGTGGAACTCATTTGCAGAGAACGTAACTTGATCATGCTTGAAATCGATACCGTCGTAGACAATGGAGCCACAGAAACCGGCAAGCTCAATACCATCACCAAGTGTTGCAGGAGGGGAAGTGACAATCACACGATTGAACAGCTTGGGAAACTGTTGCTTGAGCTCATCTTTCCACCCCGTCTTAGCACTATCAATGACCAAATCGGCACCGAGTTTTCTGGCAACTTCCCCTCGATAGGCTCCACGCGGAGTATCGAGATGATGGCCTACCATGACCACATTACGGGCGCCACGCAATTTTGCCAGCTTGATACAGCTTAGGCCTATAATTCCCGGCCCCATGATCAGGACATCGTCAAAGAGCTCTATAGCTGCCTCCCTGCTTAGATCGAGGGCAACGGTAATGGGCTCAGCAAGGGTAGCTTCAGGATAATCGAGTCCTTCATAGGGAATCACCATCTCTCGGGGGACTACCAGAAATTGCCCCATTCCTGCCTGGTCATCCATGTAGCTGTAAATATTCTCACAGGCTTGCGGCTTCTGGTTCAGGCACTGTTCACATCTTCCACAGGCAATATTGTTCTCAACCACCACTGAATCCCCGACGTTCAAGCCGGGAAAGGGTGATCCTACTTCGTGGATATACCCAGCAACCTCATGTCCAAGTGGGGTCAA
The sequence above is drawn from the uncultured Sphaerochaeta sp. genome and encodes:
- a CDS encoding alcohol dehydrogenase catalytic domain-containing protein produces the protein MEFTSAWVDRNEQIRMVRKTLPKPKANEVVVRIKACGICGTDIHFLKDLPAGTLTPLGHEVAGYIHEVGSPFPGLNVGDSVVVENNIACGRCEQCLNQKPQACENIYSYMDDQAGMGQFLVVPREMVIPYEGLDYPEATLAEPITVALDLSREAAIELFDDVLIMGPGIIGLSCIKLAKLRGARNVVMVGHHLDTPRGAYRGEVARKLGADLVIDSAKTGWKDELKQQFPKLFNRVIVTSPPATLGDGIELAGFCGSIVYDGIDFKHDQVTFSANEFHFAKKRLIASHAIPNWGFPQAFELLKQGHIPSSLLLTHRFSMDEVDEAFAVFGNKEEKVIKPVILID